One genomic region from Candidatus Nitrosopumilus koreensis AR1 encodes:
- the trpB gene encoding tryptophan synthase subunit beta, with translation MKYPKNGRFGEFGGKYIPETLVPAIEELEENYLKFKNDKSFKKELDYYLKVYAGRPTPLYYAKNLSEKLGGAKIYLKREDLLHGGAHKINNTLGQALLAKKMKKKRIIAETGAGQHGVATAMACAALGMKAEVYMGYKDTIRQKLNVFRMNLLGSKVHPVKSGSKTLKDAINEAIRDWITNVETTYYLLGSAVGPHPYPVMVRDFQSVIGNEIKLQMKKLNKTPDSVIACVGGGSNAIGTFYPLVDTNAEIIGVEAAGHGLKSKKHSATLSAGSKGVLHGMMTYLLQNKEGQITETHSISAGLDYPGVGPEHSYFKDTKRVKYHSATDTEVIDAFLMLTRTEGIIPALESAHAIAEAIKVARKSKKSESIVVTLSGRGDKDVEEVQNYMSKNVKD, from the coding sequence TTGAAATATCCAAAAAATGGTAGGTTCGGAGAATTTGGTGGAAAATACATTCCAGAAACTCTAGTTCCAGCAATTGAAGAATTAGAAGAAAATTACCTAAAATTCAAAAATGATAAAAGTTTCAAAAAGGAATTAGACTATTATCTCAAAGTTTACGCAGGACGTCCAACGCCACTTTACTATGCAAAAAATCTATCAGAGAAGCTCGGAGGCGCAAAAATCTATCTAAAAAGAGAAGACCTTCTACATGGAGGAGCTCACAAAATAAACAACACATTAGGTCAAGCACTTCTTGCAAAAAAAATGAAGAAAAAAAGAATCATTGCAGAGACAGGTGCAGGCCAACACGGAGTTGCAACTGCCATGGCATGTGCAGCATTAGGTATGAAGGCAGAAGTGTATATGGGATACAAAGATACTATCAGACAAAAACTAAACGTATTTCGAATGAATCTACTTGGATCAAAGGTCCACCCAGTCAAATCAGGCTCAAAAACACTCAAGGATGCAATCAATGAGGCAATTAGGGATTGGATTACAAATGTAGAAACCACGTATTATCTACTGGGTTCGGCAGTAGGACCACACCCATATCCTGTCATGGTCAGAGATTTTCAAAGTGTAATTGGAAATGAAATAAAATTACAAATGAAAAAACTAAACAAAACACCAGACAGTGTAATAGCATGTGTTGGTGGAGGTTCAAATGCTATTGGAACATTCTACCCACTAGTAGATACAAATGCAGAAATTATTGGAGTAGAAGCTGCAGGTCATGGATTAAAATCAAAAAAACATTCTGCAACATTATCTGCTGGAAGCAAAGGTGTACTTCATGGAATGATGACATATCTACTTCAAAACAAAGAAGGACAGATTACAGAAACGCATAGTATTTCAGCTGGACTTGATTATCCAGGTGTAGGACCTGAGCATTCTTACTTTAAAGACACTAAACGAGTAAAATATCATTCAGCTACTGATACAGAGGTAATTGATGCATTTTTGATGCTAACTAGAACAGAAGGAATCATTCCAGCACTAGAATCAGCTCATGCAATTGCCGAAGCAATCAAAGTTGCAAGAAAAAGCAAAAAATCCGAATCAATCGTGGTAACACTTTCAGGCAGAGGAGACAAAGACGTAGAAGAAGTACAAAACTATATGAGTAAAAATGTCAAAGATTGA
- the trpA gene encoding tryptophan synthase subunit alpha codes for MSKIEEKFSELKEKKQKALISYIMAGFPNEKATISVVRGLVKGGVDIIELGFPFSDPLADGPVIQNASTISLDGGTKINKFFSLVKKIRKETDIPLVLMTYTNILYHRGYSKFITDAKKAGIDGFILPDMSVEESKEYLQAAKNIADTIFLISPNTSKTRIQKIVKASSGFLYLVAVYGTTGVKTGIKNYTIKAIKNVKKQTKGKIPIGVGFGVSTPEDVKKYINAGADGVIVGSAYLKLIEKTPQSKLESKIESFTRSLKRQTLQKKIRTV; via the coding sequence ATGTCAAAGATTGAAGAAAAATTTTCAGAGTTAAAAGAAAAAAAGCAAAAAGCTTTGATTTCATACATAATGGCAGGATTTCCAAATGAAAAAGCAACCATATCGGTTGTAAGAGGATTGGTAAAAGGAGGAGTAGACATCATAGAATTGGGATTTCCTTTCTCAGATCCACTGGCAGATGGTCCAGTTATTCAAAATGCAAGTACCATATCTCTTGATGGAGGCACGAAGATAAACAAATTTTTTTCACTAGTGAAAAAAATCAGAAAAGAGACAGACATACCACTTGTATTGATGACATATACCAACATCCTATACCATAGAGGGTATTCAAAATTCATCACAGATGCAAAAAAGGCAGGGATTGACGGATTCATTCTTCCAGACATGTCAGTAGAAGAGTCAAAAGAATATCTTCAAGCTGCTAAAAATATTGCAGATACCATATTTCTGATATCACCCAATACCAGTAAAACAAGAATTCAAAAAATTGTAAAAGCATCATCAGGTTTCTTGTATCTAGTTGCAGTGTATGGAACCACCGGAGTAAAAACAGGAATTAAAAATTATACAATAAAGGCAATCAAAAATGTCAAAAAACAAACCAAAGGAAAGATTCCAATAGGAGTTGGTTTTGGGGTATCGACTCCAGAAGACGTAAAGAAATACATCAACGCAGGAGCTGACGGAGTAATTGTCGGAAGTGCATATTTGAAATTAATTGAAAAGACACCTCAAAGCAAATTAGAGTCTAAAATAGAATCATTTACAAGATCTCTGAAAAGACAAACATTGCAGAAAAAAATAAGAACCGTCTAA
- a CDS encoding PEFG-CTERM sorting domain-containing protein, which yields MKLAFAVLPLLAVLVTGTGFAFAESYEIKIPSGASDENFPYFWSQKDTGVTTGEITVFPGDSVTWSNADTAFHTVTSVSASSIETGDFEEDGLFDSGFFSPGKAYTQQFNKLGDFYYYCSIHPWMNGVVHVINDPGSVKSIDGVASGFSDDGLGFEVKYFLDVYLSNAVHVNPDERTLTFTISGNTNNEQIVLTLPNGLIENPISVWIDGKMTEFESDSSISGNTVTRLTIPLEPHSREIKIMGSYVIPEFESIALLILAVSIVSTIILSKKTSLIAMR from the coding sequence ATGAAACTTGCATTTGCCGTATTACCTTTACTTGCAGTATTGGTAACTGGCACTGGTTTTGCTTTTGCTGAAAGTTATGAAATAAAAATTCCTTCAGGTGCATCTGATGAGAATTTTCCTTATTTTTGGTCTCAAAAAGATACCGGTGTAACTACTGGTGAGATTACTGTTTTTCCAGGCGATTCAGTAACATGGTCTAATGCTGATACTGCATTTCACACTGTAACGTCTGTTTCTGCATCAAGTATTGAAACAGGTGATTTTGAAGAAGACGGGTTATTTGATAGTGGATTTTTCTCTCCTGGAAAGGCTTACACACAACAATTTAACAAACTAGGTGATTTTTACTATTATTGCAGCATCCATCCTTGGATGAATGGTGTGGTTCATGTCATAAATGATCCTGGCAGTGTTAAATCAATAGATGGCGTTGCATCAGGTTTTAGTGATGACGGGCTTGGTTTTGAAGTAAAATACTTTTTAGATGTCTATTTGTCAAATGCTGTCCATGTTAACCCTGATGAAAGAACATTGACATTTACAATTTCTGGCAATACCAATAATGAACAAATCGTACTAACTTTGCCCAATGGATTAATTGAAAATCCTATATCTGTCTGGATTGATGGAAAAATGACAGAATTTGAATCTGATTCAAGCATAAGCGGTAACACTGTTACTCGACTGACAATCCCTTTGGAACCTCACTCTAGAGAAATTAAAATTATGGGGTCTTATGTGATTCCTGAGTTTGAAAGCATTGCTTTGCTAATTCTTGCAGTCTCTATAGTCTCAACCATAATTTTATCAAAAAAGACTAGTTTGATTGCTATGAGATAA
- the pyrG gene encoding glutamine hydrolyzing CTP synthase has protein sequence MQTKFIFVTGGVMSGLGKGVTTSSIAKLLQLADQKVSCIKIDPYLNYDAGTMNPVAHGEVFVTDDGGECDMDIGNYERFLNQDIPKSHNITTAQVYSSVIEAERKGEYLGACVQIIPHVTDEIKNRIRKIAEDEKLDFLIVECGGTVGDIESLPFLEALRQMRVEEGPQGVIFVHVTLAPSLDVVGEQKTKPTQHSAQELRRIGIQPDFLAVRCTLPLEEKTKKKIAMFTNVTAKDVLSCHDAKSIFEVPQMLYDQGIMDSIFTKFGIVGMVNASANWDKWNKIAQNMVNHEDQKVKIVMVGKYVTLTDSYVSVNHALKHASAQIGKSVDIDWIDSESITDYSILSNYDGILVPGGFGARGSEGIIQTANYARENNIPYLGICFGFQLAAIAFGRNVLKLEDANSTEIKPDTKNPIVDLLPEQKDISDMGGSLRLGANDVIIKENTNAQKIYGQTTISKRHRHRYEINKDYIPEFEKNGLIFSADSDNGKRMEMLEIPNHKFYIGVQFHPEFNSRPGFPEEVFSAFIKAASEK, from the coding sequence GTGCAGACGAAGTTTATTTTTGTCACAGGTGGTGTGATGTCTGGCCTTGGAAAAGGCGTAACAACTTCCTCGATTGCAAAATTACTACAGTTAGCAGACCAAAAAGTATCATGTATCAAAATAGACCCATATCTGAATTATGACGCAGGAACCATGAATCCAGTAGCCCACGGAGAGGTGTTTGTCACAGATGACGGAGGGGAATGCGATATGGACATAGGAAACTATGAGAGATTCCTAAATCAAGACATTCCAAAAAGTCACAACATTACAACTGCCCAAGTTTACTCCTCAGTAATAGAGGCAGAAAGAAAAGGAGAATATTTGGGAGCATGTGTTCAAATTATCCCACATGTAACTGATGAGATCAAAAACAGGATTAGAAAAATTGCTGAAGATGAAAAACTAGATTTCTTAATTGTTGAATGTGGAGGCACTGTAGGAGATATTGAATCATTACCATTTCTAGAAGCATTAAGACAGATGAGGGTAGAAGAAGGGCCCCAAGGTGTGATCTTTGTACATGTAACATTAGCTCCCTCACTGGATGTGGTAGGAGAACAAAAAACAAAACCAACTCAACACAGTGCACAAGAATTAAGAAGAATTGGTATTCAACCAGATTTTTTGGCAGTTAGATGTACTTTACCATTAGAAGAAAAAACTAAAAAGAAAATTGCAATGTTTACAAATGTAACTGCCAAAGATGTTCTATCGTGTCATGATGCAAAATCAATTTTTGAAGTACCACAAATGCTCTATGATCAAGGAATCATGGATTCCATATTTACAAAATTTGGAATAGTAGGTATGGTCAACGCATCAGCAAACTGGGACAAGTGGAATAAAATTGCACAAAACATGGTAAATCATGAAGACCAAAAAGTAAAGATTGTAATGGTGGGAAAATACGTGACACTAACAGATAGTTATGTTAGCGTAAATCATGCATTAAAACATGCAAGTGCACAAATTGGGAAATCAGTAGACATAGATTGGATTGATTCAGAATCAATTACAGATTATTCTATTTTATCAAATTATGATGGAATCCTAGTCCCAGGAGGATTTGGTGCTAGAGGTTCTGAAGGAATTATTCAAACTGCAAACTATGCACGTGAAAACAACATACCATATCTTGGCATTTGTTTTGGATTCCAATTAGCCGCAATAGCATTTGGAAGAAATGTTTTGAAATTAGAAGATGCAAATTCTACTGAAATCAAACCGGATACAAAAAATCCAATAGTAGATTTGCTACCAGAACAAAAAGACATCTCAGATATGGGAGGTTCTTTGAGATTAGGGGCCAATGACGTCATAATCAAAGAAAACACAAATGCTCAAAAAATCTATGGTCAGACAACAATCAGTAAACGTCATAGACACAGATATGAGATCAACAAAGACTATATTCCAGAATTTGAGAAAAATGGGTTGATATTTTCAGCAGACAGTGATAACGGCAAAAGAATGGAGATGTTAGAGATTCCTAATCACAAATTCTACATAGGGGTACAATTTCATCCTGAGTTCAATAGCAGACCAGGATTTCCTGAAGAAGTATTTTCAGCTTTTATCAAAGCAGCATCTGAAAAGTAA
- a CDS encoding NAD(+)/NADH kinase — protein MGGDKGVRNYFHRTFDSTLPILGISEGESSGFLAQIDLKEFSSYVNILKKQKYTVEEVPRLGVKIDGKNVYPVLNDVAVFSSRSAMLMEHTLRVNGEEVWHDNSDGIIVSTPIGSSAYSMSAGGPVLFQDSAVFEIISVNSLDVTRRPIIVSNDSSIEIDDISARLHCEVVLDGLDRYKVSKTVECTQFFPPAKIIRLKRNSTAISALAKKVHLAEELLSMPPSSKLLLKTLEYEGALTQKDLANKTLLPDRTVRLALSHLLKKGYVKKKVSIRDARQKIYEISKIE, from the coding sequence TTGGGCGGCGATAAGGGGGTTCGAAACTACTTTCATCGCACATTTGATTCGACATTGCCTATTTTGGGAATCAGTGAAGGTGAATCAAGTGGATTTTTGGCACAAATTGATCTAAAAGAATTTTCGTCTTATGTCAATATTCTCAAAAAACAAAAGTACACTGTTGAAGAAGTTCCTCGACTTGGTGTGAAAATTGATGGAAAAAATGTTTACCCTGTACTTAATGACGTTGCAGTTTTTTCATCTAGAAGTGCAATGTTGATGGAGCATACTTTACGTGTTAATGGGGAAGAAGTCTGGCACGATAACAGTGATGGCATAATTGTATCTACGCCTATTGGCTCTTCAGCTTATTCCATGTCTGCAGGCGGTCCTGTTTTATTTCAGGATTCTGCAGTGTTTGAAATAATTTCTGTAAACTCCCTTGATGTTACAAGACGACCAATCATAGTATCTAATGACAGCTCTATTGAAATTGATGATATTTCTGCTAGGTTACACTGTGAAGTAGTTCTTGATGGTTTGGATAGATACAAGGTTAGCAAGACTGTTGAGTGCACTCAATTTTTTCCACCTGCAAAAATAATCCGTCTAAAAAGAAATTCTACTGCAATTTCTGCCCTTGCAAAAAAGGTACATCTGGCAGAAGAATTACTTAGCATGCCTCCAAGCTCAAAGTTACTATTAAAGACATTAGAATATGAAGGTGCACTGACACAAAAAGACTTGGCAAACAAGACACTTCTCCCAGATAGAACTGTTAGACTTGCACTAAGTCATTTACTCAAAAAAGGATATGTGAAAAAGAAAGTCTCAATCAGAGATGCTAGGCAAAAAATCTATGAAATCTCTAAAATAGAATAA
- a CDS encoding PfkB family carbohydrate kinase encodes MKLAVFAHCAIDTITIDSSNYEQVGGSACYCGLTAREFKFDVDLFTKFGNDFPKQYLSNNKINFINSESVKNTTKFAISITGADRTLKLENECEPIEYSNTKADGHLVSPIYHEISADVLKKIKDDSNFLFVDPQGFLRQKDSQNNVLLQKNDIDLSGVSAIKVNPEEAQQLVNGTHDEMMVSLQKKGAEYVLLTNKAQVSMLVKDKVYSITLPNKDIHDTTGIGDIFCAAFCCTMLKEKDFLWALCFAGGAAQAALDSKNIGLQKIPRKGTIQNNASYFYNLVKFRDL; translated from the coding sequence ATGAAATTAGCTGTATTTGCTCACTGTGCTATCGACACAATTACTATTGATAGTTCTAATTACGAGCAAGTTGGCGGCTCCGCATGTTATTGTGGTCTTACTGCAAGAGAGTTCAAATTTGATGTTGATTTATTTACAAAATTTGGAAATGACTTTCCAAAACAATATCTTTCTAATAACAAAATAAATTTTATAAATTCTGAATCTGTGAAAAATACTACAAAATTTGCAATATCTATTACTGGTGCTGATAGAACCTTGAAACTTGAAAATGAATGTGAGCCAATTGAATATTCTAATACAAAAGCAGATGGGCACCTTGTTAGTCCAATCTACCATGAAATTTCTGCTGATGTGCTAAAAAAAATTAAAGATGATTCTAATTTTTTATTTGTTGATCCTCAAGGCTTTCTTAGACAAAAAGATTCTCAAAATAATGTTTTGTTACAAAAAAATGATATTGATCTGTCTGGTGTTAGTGCAATCAAAGTAAATCCAGAAGAAGCTCAACAACTTGTAAATGGCACTCATGATGAAATGATGGTATCACTTCAGAAAAAAGGTGCAGAATATGTGTTACTTACAAACAAAGCTCAAGTGTCTATGTTAGTTAAAGATAAGGTGTACTCTATTACATTACCTAACAAAGATATTCATGATACAACTGGGATTGGAGATATTTTTTGTGCAGCATTTTGTTGCACTATGCTAAAAGAGAAGGACTTTTTGTGGGCGTTATGTTTTGCAGGAGGTGCTGCACAGGCTGCACTTGACTCTAAAAATATTGGATTACAAAAAATACCTCGTAAAGGAACAATTCAAAATAATGCCTCTTATTTTTATAATTTAGTAAAATTCCGAGACCTGTAA
- a CDS encoding sensor histidine kinase, which produces MSPKNMIVFLVLIQLILIGSTFSILYAYSLEQKNYADFVNVAGKNRFHTAFTIHTLSEFESGDIGKSELLSQYDNMRQNISLLRHGGDLNGEYMPPLPASFNSDLTSVEEKFKQFEDLADELINAKNLEIELDESFFTKHETLETELIGVTETLTVNITDEFENISYEQERLEIILPILNGIVYVITILTIFKILQKEGKKLQKLEKLYAIGQMSSRLAHDLRNPIHVIKMNLELLKRNSGIEQSVKDKYNRIERSVADMNYIIDDVLEFVKTKELNLERHSLLKIISESVSSLNVPADIQIELPKEDVSLTCDGRKIQAMIVNLVVNSFDAIKKKGTITIKLEDNPNHVTIQVIDSGPGIPDDIKSKIFEPLFTSKDTGTGLGLGISKNIVNQHGGKMSVENNPTTFTIVLPKK; this is translated from the coding sequence ATGAGCCCAAAAAACATGATCGTTTTTCTTGTCCTAATTCAATTAATTTTGATTGGTTCTACTTTTTCAATATTGTATGCATATTCTCTTGAGCAAAAAAACTATGCCGATTTTGTAAATGTGGCTGGAAAAAATCGCTTTCATACTGCATTTACAATACACACGTTATCTGAATTTGAGTCTGGTGATATTGGGAAATCTGAACTTTTGTCACAATATGATAATATGCGTCAAAATATCTCTTTGTTGAGACATGGGGGTGATTTGAATGGAGAATACATGCCTCCTTTACCTGCATCTTTTAATTCTGATTTGACATCTGTTGAAGAGAAATTCAAACAATTTGAAGATTTGGCAGATGAACTAATCAATGCAAAAAACTTAGAAATTGAATTAGATGAATCATTTTTCACAAAACATGAAACACTTGAAACTGAACTAATTGGTGTAACTGAAACATTAACTGTGAATATTACTGATGAATTTGAAAACATATCTTATGAACAAGAACGTTTGGAAATAATTTTGCCTATTCTCAACGGAATTGTTTATGTCATTACAATACTGACAATTTTTAAAATTTTACAAAAAGAAGGAAAGAAATTACAAAAATTAGAAAAACTTTATGCAATTGGCCAAATGTCTTCTCGATTGGCACATGATTTGAGAAACCCTATACATGTGATAAAGATGAATCTTGAACTTTTGAAAAGGAATTCTGGTATTGAACAATCTGTTAAAGACAAATACAATAGAATTGAACGCTCTGTTGCGGATATGAATTACATAATTGATGATGTGTTGGAATTTGTAAAAACAAAGGAACTTAATTTGGAAAGACATTCTCTTCTAAAAATAATATCCGAGTCAGTTTCAAGTCTTAATGTGCCTGCTGATATCCAGATTGAACTTCCTAAGGAAGATGTATCATTAACTTGTGATGGTAGAAAAATTCAAGCCATGATTGTAAACCTTGTCGTAAATTCTTTTGATGCAATAAAAAAGAAAGGAACCATTACGATAAAACTTGAAGACAATCCTAATCATGTAACAATACAAGTAATTGATTCTGGTCCCGGTATTCCTGATGATATAAAATCAAAGATTTTTGAACCACTATTTACGTCAAAAGATACTGGTACAGGACTTGGACTTGGAATCAGTAAAAATATAGTAAATCAGCACGGCGGTAAAATGTCTGTTGAAAATAATCCTACAACATTTACAATCGTTTTGCCAAAAAAGTAG
- a CDS encoding 30S ribosomal protein S26e — MPLKRASRGRTKGGKGSSGVVQCTNCGQTVPKDKAKKVTSRLNLVEHTLAKELRAQGAYIASPTVLKWYCISCAIHFKILKIRSADNRRKRGKLR, encoded by the coding sequence ATGCCACTTAAGCGCGCAAGTAGAGGTCGTACAAAAGGAGGAAAAGGATCCTCAGGTGTTGTACAATGTACAAACTGCGGACAAACAGTCCCAAAAGACAAGGCAAAAAAAGTCACATCTAGATTAAATCTAGTTGAACACACATTAGCAAAAGAACTACGAGCTCAAGGAGCATATATTGCATCACCCACAGTTCTAAAATGGTATTGCATATCATGTGCAATTCACTTTAAGATTCTAAAAATTAGATCTGCAGATAATAGAAGAAAACGTGGAAAGCTACGATAG
- a CDS encoding CDP-alcohol phosphatidyltransferase family protein, with protein MLNNLRESLKPTLEKIGKGFASTGLSPNFWTAAGLAIAFLSAIVYGLGIGITSLVVGGILLLVSGFFDMVDGQVARVTGKTSQKGSYLDSMFDKIAETAIFLGILVGGYAEPYLVLLAITLSLLVSYARAKSDAINVKLQGVGIGERAERLLVIAIIGIIGFMEIAVIIVVIIAAITLIQRMIVTAKNIQE; from the coding sequence GTGTTAAATAATCTCCGAGAATCTCTCAAACCAACACTTGAAAAAATTGGTAAAGGATTTGCATCCACTGGATTGTCCCCAAACTTTTGGACTGCAGCAGGGTTGGCAATTGCATTCCTTTCTGCAATAGTCTATGGACTTGGAATTGGAATAACATCCTTAGTTGTTGGTGGAATTTTGTTACTTGTTTCAGGATTCTTTGATATGGTAGATGGACAAGTGGCACGAGTTACTGGAAAAACGTCTCAGAAAGGCTCGTATCTTGATTCCATGTTTGACAAAATTGCAGAGACTGCAATATTTTTAGGAATTCTTGTTGGTGGATATGCAGAACCTTATTTGGTATTGCTTGCAATAACTTTATCATTACTGGTAAGTTATGCTAGAGCAAAATCTGATGCAATAAATGTAAAACTACAAGGTGTTGGAATTGGAGAAAGAGCAGAACGATTGCTTGTGATTGCAATTATTGGAATTATTGGATTTATGGAAATTGCAGTAATCATTGTTGTAATTATTGCAGCAATAACATTAATTCAAAGAATGATTGTTACTGCAAAAAACATCCAAGAATAA
- the speB gene encoding agmatinase, whose translation MSFLDLYMNKNPLITASDDDSEPVATVFGIPFDATHSYKPGCRFGPDSIRDSFNNIEIFHPELSVDLETVNIEDLGNTRHTVVASEMIDMVKKITAELVAKKRQLFILGGEHSITYGTYTSFPKETGYVVFDAHYDLRDEFADIKLSHASYLRRIVEERGAQNILHVGARAFVKEELEFLTEHKIKTITDKEIRDGKGPQLLKDHVSTFDMIYSSFDLDVLDPAFAPGVGNPEATGITSRELFDMIYSLQETKVTGVDIVELNPYHDNGATASLAAKIMSTLIAINLSHNK comes from the coding sequence ATGAGTTTTCTTGATTTATACATGAACAAAAATCCCCTGATAACTGCTTCGGATGATGACTCTGAACCTGTAGCAACTGTCTTTGGCATTCCATTTGATGCAACTCATTCTTACAAACCTGGTTGTAGATTTGGTCCTGATTCAATCAGAGATTCTTTTAACAACATTGAGATATTTCATCCTGAACTATCTGTGGATTTAGAAACTGTAAACATTGAAGATCTGGGAAATACCCGTCATACTGTTGTCGCATCTGAAATGATTGACATGGTAAAAAAAATTACCGCTGAACTTGTTGCAAAAAAACGCCAGTTGTTTATTCTGGGAGGTGAGCACTCTATAACTTATGGAACATACACTAGTTTTCCAAAAGAAACTGGTTATGTTGTATTTGATGCCCATTATGACTTGAGAGATGAGTTTGCTGATATCAAACTTAGTCATGCATCTTATCTTAGACGAATTGTTGAAGAAAGAGGTGCTCAAAACATTCTACATGTTGGAGCACGTGCATTTGTTAAAGAAGAACTGGAATTTTTAACCGAACATAAAATCAAAACTATTACCGATAAGGAAATCCGTGATGGAAAAGGCCCTCAATTACTAAAAGATCATGTTTCTACTTTTGACATGATTTATTCTAGTTTTGATCTTGATGTACTTGATCCAGCATTTGCACCTGGAGTTGGAAATCCTGAAGCTACAGGAATAACATCCAGAGAACTCTTTGACATGATTTACTCTCTTCAAGAAACCAAGGTGACTGGCGTAGATATTGTAGAGCTAAATCCATATCATGATAATGGTGCAACTGCTTCTCTTGCAGCAAAGATAATGTCTACGCTTATCGCAATTAATCTGTCTCATAACAAATAA